The Peribacillus sp. FSL P2-0133 genome has a segment encoding these proteins:
- a CDS encoding 2-oxoglutarate dehydrogenase E1 component codes for MTINDSKVLDHWKAFSGPNLGYVMEQYDLFLANPEEVDPELKNFFEVAGPPSFDVSVETTIGSAPTVQTGEVLPMKKIMSAVKLAENIRAYGHLAANIYPLKEEALDTEQIHFEKYGLTADDLRKIPADFICPESPEDVKDGYEAVQYLKQLYTKTIAFEFHHVNDLDEKQWLTDMVESGNMFPEVTKEKRELLLKRLNEVEGFEKFLHRTYVGQKRFSIEGLDALVPILDEMISQTVQNGTGNVNIAMAHRGRLNVLAHVLGKPYEVIFSEFQHSPNKDLVPSEGSTGINNGWTGDVKYHLGLDKQITKANIQKARITLANNPSHLEVVGPIVEGYSRAAQEDRSEKGFPVQDISKSLAILIHGDAAFPGEGIVPETFNLSRLRGYQVGGAIHIIANNMIGFTTESEDSRSTLYASDLAKGFEVPIVHVNADDPEACMAAVNLANLYREKYNKDFLIDLIGYRRFGHNEMDEPLVTQPEMYALIHKHSTVKELYGKKLIQSGEFTEAEVKAIAEQVDTRLADAYAKISGNKPEASKECNPPGIIEKGLPAIDTSVPKQELVTINEELVKWPEGFTPNKKLGKILSRRLDSFGADGKVDWAHAETLAFASILSDGTPIRLTGQDSERGTFAQRNIMLHDSVNGKTYSPLHTLETAKASFAVHNSPLTETAVLAYEYGYNVFAPETLVLWEGQFGDFANTAQVIFDQFIAAGRAKWGQKSGLVMLLPHGYEGQGPEHSSARLERFLQLAAENNWTVANLSSAAQYFHILRRQAKILDQEQVRPLVIMTPKSMLRNQVMASTAGEFSEGSFESFVETKALGKKPKSVERIVFASGKLAVELREKAATEKNTDWLQIISIEEIYPFPFTGVQEALKKYTNLKEIFWAQEEPKNMGAWTFVEPRLNAAAPGNLSVTYIGRKRRSSPAEGDPLVHKNEQQRIMTQAITRNNEGEK; via the coding sequence ATGACCATCAATGATTCTAAGGTATTAGACCACTGGAAAGCTTTTTCAGGTCCAAACCTTGGGTATGTCATGGAGCAATACGATCTATTTCTAGCCAACCCGGAAGAAGTGGATCCGGAACTGAAAAACTTTTTTGAAGTAGCAGGTCCTCCTTCATTCGATGTATCGGTAGAAACAACGATTGGAAGTGCACCAACTGTACAAACTGGAGAAGTTCTTCCAATGAAGAAAATTATGTCTGCAGTAAAGTTAGCTGAAAATATCCGTGCATACGGACATCTTGCTGCAAATATTTATCCTTTAAAAGAAGAAGCTCTTGACACTGAACAAATTCACTTTGAAAAATATGGCTTGACTGCAGATGATTTAAGGAAAATACCGGCTGACTTTATTTGCCCGGAATCACCTGAAGACGTGAAAGACGGATACGAAGCCGTACAATACCTAAAACAACTCTATACAAAAACGATAGCCTTTGAATTTCACCATGTTAATGACTTGGATGAAAAGCAATGGCTTACTGATATGGTCGAATCCGGAAACATGTTCCCGGAAGTGACTAAAGAGAAAAGAGAACTATTACTTAAACGATTGAATGAAGTCGAAGGATTCGAGAAATTCCTTCACCGCACATATGTAGGGCAAAAACGTTTCTCTATTGAAGGACTGGATGCTTTGGTTCCGATTTTAGATGAAATGATTTCACAAACCGTTCAAAACGGAACGGGGAATGTGAATATTGCCATGGCTCACCGAGGACGTTTGAATGTGCTTGCACATGTATTAGGAAAGCCATATGAGGTCATTTTCTCTGAATTCCAACATTCACCGAATAAAGATTTGGTTCCTTCCGAAGGTTCAACAGGCATTAACAATGGATGGACTGGTGATGTTAAATACCATTTAGGTCTGGATAAACAGATAACTAAAGCAAATATACAAAAAGCAAGGATAACACTTGCCAATAACCCAAGTCACTTGGAAGTAGTCGGTCCAATCGTGGAAGGGTATTCTCGTGCGGCACAAGAAGACCGTTCTGAAAAAGGATTCCCGGTTCAAGACATTTCCAAATCTCTTGCAATCCTGATTCATGGTGATGCAGCATTCCCAGGTGAAGGAATTGTACCTGAAACGTTTAACTTAAGCCGTTTACGCGGTTATCAAGTTGGTGGCGCCATCCATATCATCGCGAATAACATGATCGGTTTTACAACGGAAAGTGAAGATTCACGTTCTACCTTATATGCTAGTGATTTGGCCAAAGGCTTTGAAGTGCCGATCGTGCATGTGAATGCAGATGATCCGGAAGCATGTATGGCTGCTGTGAACCTTGCTAACCTATATCGTGAAAAATACAACAAGGATTTCTTGATCGACCTGATCGGTTACAGACGTTTCGGCCATAACGAAATGGATGAGCCATTGGTGACTCAACCTGAAATGTATGCATTAATTCATAAGCACTCAACCGTTAAAGAGCTTTATGGAAAAAAACTGATTCAATCTGGCGAGTTCACTGAAGCTGAAGTTAAAGCGATTGCTGAGCAAGTAGATACAAGGCTTGCAGATGCATATGCGAAAATTTCCGGAAATAAACCGGAAGCTTCTAAAGAATGTAATCCTCCTGGGATTATTGAAAAAGGACTTCCAGCCATTGATACTTCAGTTCCGAAACAAGAACTTGTTACAATTAACGAAGAACTTGTTAAGTGGCCAGAAGGATTCACTCCTAATAAAAAATTAGGAAAGATCTTATCACGTCGCTTGGATTCCTTTGGTGCTGACGGAAAAGTTGATTGGGCTCATGCTGAGACATTGGCATTTGCATCCATATTGAGTGACGGCACTCCAATCCGTTTGACAGGACAAGATTCAGAGCGTGGAACATTCGCTCAACGTAATATCATGTTACATGATAGTGTTAACGGAAAAACATATTCACCACTTCACACACTAGAAACTGCCAAAGCATCATTCGCTGTTCATAACAGCCCGCTTACTGAAACGGCAGTTCTGGCTTATGAATATGGTTATAATGTATTTGCACCTGAGACACTTGTATTATGGGAAGGACAATTCGGTGACTTCGCTAATACAGCACAAGTGATCTTTGACCAATTCATCGCGGCAGGCCGTGCAAAATGGGGTCAAAAATCAGGTCTTGTCATGCTGCTTCCACACGGTTATGAAGGACAAGGACCAGAGCACTCAAGTGCACGCCTGGAGCGTTTCCTTCAATTAGCGGCAGAAAACAACTGGACAGTTGCCAACTTAAGCTCGGCAGCTCAATACTTCCATATCCTTAGAAGACAAGCTAAGATTTTGGATCAAGAGCAAGTACGCCCGCTTGTCATCATGACACCGAAGAGTATGCTTCGTAATCAAGTGATGGCTTCTACAGCAGGAGAATTCAGTGAAGGCTCTTTTGAATCATTCGTAGAAACCAAAGCTTTGGGCAAAAAACCTAAATCGGTTGAACGCATTGTTTTTGCATCAGGTAAATTGGCGGTTGAACTTCGTGAAAAAGCGGCAACTGAAAAAAATACAGATTGGTTGCAAATCATCAGTATCGAGGAAATTTATCCATTCCCATTCACTGGAGTTCAAGAAGCCCTGAAAAAATATACAAATCTTAAAGAAATCTTCTGGGCTCAAGAAGAACCTAAAAACATGGGTGCTTGGACATTTGTTGAACCACGCCTAAATGCAGCGGCTCCTGGCAATCTTTCAGTAACATATATAGGAAGGAAGCGCAGATCAAGCCCGGCTGAGGGAGATCCACTTGTCCATAAAAATGAACAACAACGGATTATGACTCAAGCAATTACACGCAATAATGAGGGGGAGAAATAA
- a CDS encoding class III extradiol ring-cleavage dioxygenase → MMPSLFLSHGTPLLALEKNNYTSFLKDYMQTMKKPAAIVILSAHWESEDQMISAVGKHEVIYDFAGYPEEIFQITYPARGCLELSDRILTLLSRIGVLGELDERRPLDHGSWGLLHIMYPEADIPTVSMSISPALPLDKQYEIGKTLRELKESNVLIIGSGGIVHNFTQIQEDMHVAEGWAIEFENWVEEKIMKWDLQSLFEYEKTAPYSTEAVPSKEHFIPLVIAMGSGDDKKKAALLHRSFQYGNLSLTAWKFD, encoded by the coding sequence ATGATGCCATCATTGTTTTTATCACATGGAACACCGCTATTAGCTTTGGAAAAGAATAACTACACTTCTTTTTTGAAGGATTATATGCAAACTATGAAGAAACCTGCTGCCATCGTTATTTTGTCAGCACATTGGGAAAGTGAAGATCAAATGATTTCAGCAGTAGGGAAGCATGAAGTCATTTATGATTTTGCAGGGTATCCTGAAGAAATATTTCAGATAACTTATCCAGCTAGGGGATGCCTGGAGCTGTCAGATCGAATTTTAACCTTATTGTCCAGGATAGGTGTATTGGGGGAACTTGATGAAAGGCGCCCCCTAGATCATGGATCATGGGGGCTTTTGCATATCATGTATCCCGAAGCTGATATCCCGACCGTATCTATGTCCATTAGTCCTGCGCTGCCATTGGACAAGCAGTATGAAATCGGGAAAACATTGAGGGAATTAAAGGAAAGTAATGTCCTGATCATCGGGAGCGGTGGAATTGTCCATAATTTCACCCAAATACAGGAGGATATGCATGTTGCAGAAGGATGGGCAATCGAGTTTGAGAACTGGGTCGAAGAGAAAATCATGAAATGGGATTTGCAATCCTTGTTTGAATATGAAAAAACCGCCCCTTATAGTACAGAGGCTGTGCCTTCCAAAGAGCATTTCATTCCATTGGTCATCGCAATGGGGTCAGGGGATGACAAAAAAAAGGCAGCTCTCCTGCACAGGAGCTTTCAATATGGCAATCTAAGTTTAACAGCTTGGAAGTTTGATTGA
- a CDS encoding polysaccharide deacetylase family protein, translating to MKNILKLFLSMAGSFIIILLVVDVQNIQVHAMVPEEMTPILKSKENQKIAYLTFDDGPSLNTMKILDILDRYNVKATFFVKGNEEPYAKESYQEMVSRGHAIALHSYTHDYSIVYRSTESFFQDLNRLETMLQKEYGIKSRIVRLPGGSNNRLRHQAATKPIINGILQQLKEKGYIYFDWSIDSTDGFSPSISEQQIITAVQKGTKNQKHVNILLHDINSMKNTVKALPDIIEFLKKEGYTFDTIDETTPKLQFN from the coding sequence ATGAAGAATATCCTGAAATTATTTCTTTCCATGGCGGGTTCTTTCATTATTATTTTGTTGGTTGTGGATGTCCAGAACATTCAAGTACATGCAATGGTTCCTGAAGAGATGACACCGATTCTAAAAAGTAAGGAAAATCAGAAAATCGCTTATTTGACTTTCGATGACGGACCATCTTTGAATACCATGAAGATATTGGATATTTTGGACCGCTATAATGTTAAGGCCACATTTTTCGTTAAAGGGAATGAAGAACCATACGCAAAGGAAAGTTATCAGGAAATGGTTTCCCGCGGTCATGCGATTGCCCTTCATTCTTATACACATGATTATTCCATCGTTTATCGATCGACTGAGAGTTTCTTTCAAGATTTGAATAGGCTTGAAACCATGCTGCAAAAGGAGTATGGGATAAAAAGCCGTATTGTGCGCCTTCCTGGCGGCTCGAATAATCGTCTGAGGCATCAGGCTGCAACGAAACCCATCATCAATGGAATCCTTCAACAACTAAAGGAAAAAGGGTATATTTACTTTGATTGGTCCATTGACTCGACAGATGGCTTCAGTCCGTCAATAAGTGAACAACAAATCATTACTGCCGTACAAAAAGGGACGAAAAATCAAAAGCATGTTAATATCTTATTGCATGATATCAATAGTATGAAGAATACAGTGAAAGCATTGCCTGATATAATTGAATTTCTTAAAAAAGAAGGGTATACCTTTGATACTATTGATGAGACAACCCCGAAATTGCAATTTAATTGA